CGCCATGCGTGCGCTGCCACGTGAACTGGCGGTGCCACCGGCATTGCGGGCCTTCGCCTATTCCGACCGCAGCCTTCCGCTGGGCGAAGGGCGCTACCTGACCGAACCCCGCGTGACTGGCCGCATGCTGCAGGTGGCCGAAATTCGCCCGGGGGAGCGGGTGCTGGTGGTGGGCGGCGGCACGGGCTACGTGGCGGCGCTGCTGTACGGCATGGGGCAGGGGCTTGCCGTCACGGCGCTGGAATCGGAACGGCGTCTGGCCGATATCGGTCGGGCCTTCTGCCAGCAATGGGCGCCTGGCGTGCAGTGGCGCGACGGACCGCTGGTGAAAGGCGATGCCGCCGATGCGCCCTATGACCTGATCCTTGTGGACGGAGCGGTCAGGCATGTTCCGCCCGCCCTGCTGGCGCAGCTTGCCGACGGGGGGCGTATTGTCGCGCCCATATGCCCCGACGGGGGCGTGACATCAGTCAGCCTGATCCTGCCCACACCCCAGGGCAGTGCGGTGCAGCCGCTGTTCGATGCGGCCGTGCCCATGCTGCCTGAACTGGCGCCGGCCCCCGCCTTCGTGTTCTGACGCCCGCACGCCCGGTTAACGCGCGGGCAATATCCTGCTGCTAGATCCGTTTCGGGGCGTCTTTCGCCCCGCACGGCAACCAGGCGGCAGGTGGGGCGATGAGCGGTAACTGGGTAATCGGAACGGGAAGCGCGGCCATCCTGTGCTGTGGCACGGCGCTTGCGCGCGTGCCACAGGCGCAGCCGGCCGCCACGGAACCACCCCGGACCCTGCGTGCCGCGCTGGCCATGGCCTACCTGACCAACCCGCTGCTGCGCCAGGAGCGCGCGACCCTGCGTGCAACCGATGAACAGGTGCCACAGGCGCTGGGTGGCTGGCGTCCCACCATTACCGGCACCGCCTCCATGTCCTATTATTCGGG
This portion of the Komagataeibacter sp. FNDCF1 genome encodes:
- a CDS encoding protein-L-isoaspartate O-methyltransferase, producing MDKTDPDYAPLDPVTARQRMVDAQIRPAQVSNPAVIAAMRALPRELAVPPALRAFAYSDRSLPLGEGRYLTEPRVTGRMLQVAEIRPGERVLVVGGGTGYVAALLYGMGQGLAVTALESERRLADIGRAFCQQWAPGVQWRDGPLVKGDAADAPYDLILVDGAVRHVPPALLAQLADGGRIVAPICPDGGVTSVSLILPTPQGSAVQPLFDAAVPMLPELAPAPAFVF